In the Streptomyces sp. WMMC940 genome, ATCCGCAGCGACTGCCGCATCTCCTCCAGCCGGATGAGGAAGCGGCCGTAGGCGTCGCAGGTGTCCGCGGTCGGGACGTCGAACTCGTAGTCCTCGTACCCGCAGTACGGATCGGTCTTGCGCAGGTCGTGCGGGAGGCCGGTGGAACGCAGGATCGGGCCCGTCGCGCCGAGTGCCATGCAGCCGGCGAGGTCGAGGTAGCCGATGTCCTGCATCCGGGCCTTGAAGATGGGGTTCCCGGTGGCGAGCTTGTCGTACTCGGGAAGGTTCTTCTTCATCGTCTTCACGAACTCGCGGATCTGGTCCACCGCGCCCGGGGGCAGTTCCTGGGCCAGGCCCCCGGGGCGGATGTACGCGTGGTTCATCCGCAGGCCGGTGATCAGTTCGTAGATGTCGAGAATGAGTTCACGATCACGGAATCCGTAGATCATGATCGTGGTCGCGCCCAGCTCCATGCCGCCGGTGGCGATGCACACCAGGTGGGAGGAGAGCCGGTTCAGCTCCATCAGGAGCACGCGGATGACCGACGCGCGGTCCGGGATCTGGTCCTCGATGCCGAGGAGCTTCTCCACCGCGAGGCAGTACGCCGTCTCGTTGAAGAACGGTGTGAGGTAGTCCATGCGCGTGACGAACGTGGTGCCCTGCGTCCACGTGCGGTACTCGAGGTTCTTCTCGATGCCGGTGTGCAGGTAGCCGATGCCGCAGCGGGCCTCGGTCACGGTCTCGCCGTCGATCTCCAGGATCAGCCGGAGCACACCGTGGGTGGACGGGTGCTGGGGGCCCATGTTGACGACGATGCGCTCGTCGTCCGCCTTGGCCGCGGTCTGGGCGACCTCGTCCCAGTCACCGCCGGTGACCGTGTAGACGGTGCCTTCGGTGGTCTCGCGTGCGGATGCAGATGGGGTGGTCACGAGTACGACCTCCGCTGGTCCGGAGCCGGGATCTGGGCGCCCTTGTACTCGACGGGGATGCCGCCGAGGGGGTAGTCCTTGCGCTGCGGGAAGCCCTGCCAGTCGTCCGGCATCATGATCCGGGTGAGGGCGGGGTGGCCGTCGAAGACCAGACCGAAGAAGTCGTAGGTCTCGCGCTCGTGCCAGTCGTTGGTCGGATAGACCTCGACGAGCGACGGGACGTGCGGGTCGGTGTCCGGGGCGCTGACCTCCAGCCGGATCAGCCGGCCGTGGGTGAGCGAGCGCAGGTGGTAGACGGCGTGCAGCTCGCGCCCCTGGTCACCGGGATAGTGGACGCCGCTGACCCCCGTGCACAGCTCGAAGCGGAGCGCCGGGTCGTCGCGCAGCGTCCTGGCGACCCGGACGAGGTGCTCGCGCGCGATGTGGAAGGTGAGCTCGTCGCGGTCGACGACGGTCTTCTCGATCGCGTTCTCCGGGACGAGGTCCTGTTCCTCCAGAGCGCCCTCGAGCTCGTCGGCGACCTCGTCGAACCAGCCGCCGTAGGGGCGGGTCGCGGCACCGGGCAGCCGGACGGAGCGGACGAGTCCGCCGTAGCCGGAGGTGTCGCCGCCGTCGCCGGCACCGAACATGCCGCGCTGGACGCGGATCTCCTCGCCGTGCTCACCGCGCTGACCCGGCAGGTTCTGCTCGGAGAGCTCCTTCTCCGGGTTCGGCTGGTCGGTCACTGGTGGACCCCCTTGATCGCTTCCCCGCCCGCACGGGACAGGGGTGCGGGTTTGGTCGTCTGCGGCGCGGCGGCCGTGTGCGCGCCGCTCACCGGAGCAGCCCCTTCATCTCGATCGTCGGGAGCGCCTTGAGTGCCGCTTCCTCCGCCTCGCGGGCCGCTTCCTCCGCGTTCACCCCGAGCTTCGAGCTCTGGATCTTCTGGTGGAGCTTGAGGATGGCGTCCATCAGCATCTCCGGCCGAGGGGGGCAGCCGGGCAGATAGATGTCAACGGGAACAATGTGGTCAACACCCTGCACAATCGCGTAATTATTGAACATTCCGCCCGAGGACGCGCAAACACCCATGGAGATCACCCACTTGGGATTCGGCATCTGGTCGTAGACCTGCCGCAGGACGGGCGCCATCTTCTGGCTCACTCGCCCGGCCACGATCATCAGGTCGGCCTGCCGGGGTGAGCCGCGGAAGACCTCCATGCCGAAGCGGGCCAGGTCGTAGCGGCCGGCGCCGGTCGTCATCATCTCGATGGCACAGCAGGCGAGGCCGAAGGTCGCGGGGAAGACGGACGCCTTGCGCACCCAGCCCGCGGCCTGCTCGACGGTGGTCAGCAGAAAGCCGCTCGGCAGCTTCTCTTCGAGTCCCATTGCTCCTCAGCCCCTCAGTCCCATTCCAGGCCGCCGCGCCGCCAGACGTAGGCGTAGGCGACGAAGACGGTGAGCACGAAGAGCAGCATCTCCACGAGCCCGAAGATCCCCAGGGCGTCGAACGTGACGGCCCATGGATAGAGGAAGACGATCTCGATATCGAAGATGATGAAGAGCATCGCCGTCAGGTAGTACTTGATCGGGAAGCGGCCCCCTCCGGCCGGCGTCGGCGTCGGCTCGATACCGCACTCGTAGGCCTCGAGCTTCGCGCGGTTGTAGCGCTTCGGGCCGACGAGCGTGGCCATGACCACGGAGAAGATCGCAAAGCCTGCCCCTAGGGCGCCGAGCACGAGGATGGGCGCGTAGGCATTCACGCTCCTCGCTCCTTCCAGTCGTCCTTGACCGTTGGACCGCACCGGGACTCGCCTCGCCGCCCCGCGAAGATCATGCTCATGTGAGGCAGTTCACAAGCCCGACTGCTCCGCATCCTATGCCCGCCGGTCTGTGATCTGCGACACGGGGTGCGGCAACGACTTTGTGATCTCCACCACCTGACGAAGGATCATGAAGTCGGATGAGCGGTGATCTTCATACGGGAAGCGCACGAGCGGCTACAAAAGGTGACCATTTTGACCGTTTCCGCTGGTCAGAGGGCGGAGTCACTAGCAGGGGCGACGCCGTCCAGGCAAATTGGCGATGGACCGGACCGAGTGGTAAAGGACGGCCTTCACTCACGCGAGGGGCGAGACGTACGGAGGTGGACGCGTGCACATGTTCACGAGCACCCCGAAGGTCGCCGACGGTGATCATTCTGTGACCTGCGCCACTCGGGCCGCCGCCCGAAAACCCGGGGCTTGGCCATCGGTGTGAAGGGGTGGTAAGCGGCGGGCAATACGGACCTTTTTATGAAAGACCGTGATCACAGCCCTGATCGCGACTGCCCGTTTTGCCCGTTACGGCGTCAATAAAGGCGGCACACAGGCGTATTCGGGCACCCGTGGCGGCAACTGTGGTGGAAGCCACGTTTCTTGAAGGGAACCGCGGAGCCCTGATAGCGGTTGTACCCATGTCCCACACCGCTCACATACGTAGCCACCGGAAGCCCCGCCGCAGCTCCTCGAAGCTCGCGCTGCGCGCCGGAGTTGCCGGTGGCGTCCTCAGCACCATCGCGGTGGCCGGAAGCGCCGGGCCGGCGAACGCCGAGCCGGTGACCGAGACCATCGAGATGCCCGCGCTCACCTTCGACACCCCGGAGCTCGCCGGCGCGGTCGCCCTCTCCGCCGAGGCGACCCAGCAGGCGGCCCTGGACCTCGATCTGCAGACCCAGGAGAACGCCGC is a window encoding:
- a CDS encoding NADH-quinone oxidoreductase subunit D, yielding MTTPSASARETTEGTVYTVTGGDWDEVAQTAAKADDERIVVNMGPQHPSTHGVLRLILEIDGETVTEARCGIGYLHTGIEKNLEYRTWTQGTTFVTRMDYLTPFFNETAYCLAVEKLLGIEDQIPDRASVIRVLLMELNRLSSHLVCIATGGMELGATTIMIYGFRDRELILDIYELITGLRMNHAYIRPGGLAQELPPGAVDQIREFVKTMKKNLPEYDKLATGNPIFKARMQDIGYLDLAGCMALGATGPILRSTGLPHDLRKTDPYCGYEDYEFDVPTADTCDAYGRFLIRLEEMRQSLRIVEQCLDRLAPGPVMVEDKKIAWPAQLALGPDGLGNSLDHIKKIMGTSMEALIHHFKLVTEGFRVPAGQAYAAVESPKGELGVHVVSDGGTRPYRVHFRDPSFTNLQAMAAMCEGGQVADVIVAVASIDPVMGGVDR
- a CDS encoding NADH-quinone oxidoreductase subunit C, producing MTDQPNPEKELSEQNLPGQRGEHGEEIRVQRGMFGAGDGGDTSGYGGLVRSVRLPGAATRPYGGWFDEVADELEGALEEQDLVPENAIEKTVVDRDELTFHIAREHLVRVARTLRDDPALRFELCTGVSGVHYPGDQGRELHAVYHLRSLTHGRLIRLEVSAPDTDPHVPSLVEVYPTNDWHERETYDFFGLVFDGHPALTRIMMPDDWQGFPQRKDYPLGGIPVEYKGAQIPAPDQRRSYS
- a CDS encoding NuoB/complex I 20 kDa subunit family protein; amino-acid sequence: MGLEEKLPSGFLLTTVEQAAGWVRKASVFPATFGLACCAIEMMTTGAGRYDLARFGMEVFRGSPRQADLMIVAGRVSQKMAPVLRQVYDQMPNPKWVISMGVCASSGGMFNNYAIVQGVDHIVPVDIYLPGCPPRPEMLMDAILKLHQKIQSSKLGVNAEEAAREAEEAALKALPTIEMKGLLR
- a CDS encoding NADH-quinone oxidoreductase subunit A; protein product: MNAYAPILVLGALGAGFAIFSVVMATLVGPKRYNRAKLEAYECGIEPTPTPAGGGRFPIKYYLTAMLFIIFDIEIVFLYPWAVTFDALGIFGLVEMLLFVLTVFVAYAYVWRRGGLEWD